In Apostichopus japonicus isolate 1M-3 chromosome 5, ASM3797524v1, whole genome shotgun sequence, a single window of DNA contains:
- the LOC139967563 gene encoding F-box only protein 41-like — protein sequence MICPVCHLELSKASLRSHLSVDHSERQLQLTLQADAVPVSNANREKPVVFTPEAKELLSQLDHARRLHNQNLLSQRKALSTLSRTLMPASPLKGSITKEDVKGYPQRLQNGSYSPRESIDQMLVQSAQGKHAGTNFAADVTACSCRMHQRTISSLEVSLREKKKQVVELTQKLKQEMEKLEDKDMVISDLNTFLQETAEKQSIARAQLEGYMDNLITRTVQAENEVKNLQMLSSPSSSMNRSSGSFSPRGTPGVAHRVERRQKRSPSMELKRTLQEIRWKDGKGTPSSSSPERTSSPPSITKSPFHISLYQAPKIYQPEVVKNQKSHTSSGRLQLLRSLTGEVSHPQERPATVRGSSGLNSLRGSSSARLERLLYQQELSKGEEETKLWRTQTPRFSLTGSVSSNEDSSSISVSSLSGVSSSLLETGTIPSGHCHLDRLSASQRHFILHSVMEFLDIDSKLGCAVVCKEWRTLSRQPSLWRHIILDKRRISSKFLRTVSSWCLELQTLKLSRIKPPTKRRPGETKEVYQKRTRGILDDGIESLLAASQNNLMIVKITSCQQLLTKKSYLKIAQYCPCLNILKLDYCAIRTEVIRSLAKGCKQLTSLQIVPDAKRDGNKNMTNSNLHFIGSTWYQLQALSIGGKNFSKSGLLSVVENCQLLQILELSRAQKVNEDAAKKMCRVGLKELHTFLFTNTIVTPQAILHLYVSCPQLKSIRVYLHLSDVFPGRDNANQYRVKFDDAVSELQRLKEHPGLGAVLQVRADID from the exons ATGATATGCCCTGTGTGTCATTTAGAACTGAGTAAGGCAAGCTTGAGGTCACATTTGTCGGTAGACCATTCTGAACGCCAACTTCAATTGACGCTGCAAGCTGACGCTGTTCCAGTCTCGAATGCTAACAGAGAGAAACCTGTTGTATTCACACCCGAAGCCAAGGAATTGCTTTCGCAATTAGACCATGCCAGACGTCTCCACAACCAGAACTTGCTGTCTCAAAGAAAAGCCCTCAGTACATTGTCAAGGACGTTAATGCCAGCGTCACCTCTGAAAGGGTCCATCACCAAGGAAGATGTAAAAGGATATCCCCAACGATTACAAAATGGATCATACAGCCCACGAGAATCCATCGACCAAATGTTGGTACAATCAGCACAGGGAAAGCACGCAGGAACCAATTTTGCTGCAGATGTAACAGCATGTAGTTGCAGAATGCACCAGCGAACCATAAGCAGTCTTGAAGTGAGTCTGAGGGAGAAGAAGAAACAGGTCGTTGAACTGACCCAGAAGCTGAAACAAGAAATGGAGAAACTCGAAGATAAAGATAT GGTCATTTCTGATCTCAACACATTCCTACAAGAAACCGCCGAGAAGCAGTCTATCGCCAGAGCTCAACTGGAAGGTTACATGGATAATCTGATCACAAGGACAGTACAGGCGGAGAACGAAGTCAAGAATCTACAGATGCTATCATCCCCATCCTCATCAATGAATAGGTCAAG TGGTTCTTTTAGTCCTCGTGGAACACCAGGGGTAGCTCACCGTGTAGAAAGAAGGCAGAAAAGAAGCCCATCCATGGAACTGAAGAGAACTCTGCAAGAGATTAGATGGAAAGATGGCAAGGGTACACCGTCTTCTTCATCACCAGAGAGGACTAGTTCTCCCCCGTCCATCACCAAAAGTCCATTTCACATTTCTTTATACCAAGCTCCAAAAATATATCAACCAGAGGTGGTGAAGAATCAGAAGAGTCATACCTCTAGTGGTAGGTTGCAGTTATTACGAAGCTTGACAGGTGAAGTAAGCCATCCTCAGGAGAGACCAGCAACTGTTAGAGGTTCGTCAGGCTTGAATTCTCTGAGAGGGAGCTCGTCAGCTCGTCTTGAGAGGCTGTTGTATCAGCAAGAGTTATccaaaggagaagaagaaactaAACTG TGGCGCACTCAGACACCCAGGTTTTCATTAACTGGATCTGTTAGTAGCAATGAAGATAGCAGCAGCATCTCAGTGTCATCTCTGTCTGGTGTGTCATCCAGTTTGCTGGAAACAGGGACAATTCCATCAG GTCACTGTCATCTTGACAGACTTTCTGCTTCACAACGTCACTTCATATTACACTCCGTGATGGAATTCCTGGATATCGATTCCAAGCTAGGCTGTGCAGTCGTCTGCAAAGAATGGAGAACCCTCAGTCGTCAGCCCTCCCTGTGGAGACACATAATCTTGGATAAACGAAGGATCTCATCAAAA TTCCTGAGGACAGTCTCATCTTGGTGTCTAGAGTTACAAACCTTGAAACTTTCCAGAATCAAGCCGCCGACAAAAAGAAGGCCAGGAGAAACGAAAGAAGTCTACCAGAAGAGAACCAG AGGAATTCTTGATGATGGGATTGAGTCCTTGTTAGCTGCATCCCAGAACAATTTAATGATTGTCAAAATAACAAGTTGTCAACAATTGTTGACAAAAAA GAGTTACCTCAAAATTGCTCAATACTGTCCTTGCTTGAACATTTTGAAGTTAGATTATTGTGCAATAAGGACAGAGGTCATAAGGTCATTAGCCAAAGGGTGTAAACAACTAACATCTCTACAGATAGTTCCAGATGCTAAAAG GGACGGGAATAAAAATATGACTAACAGCAACCTCCATTTTATCGGAAGTACTTGGTACCAGCTGCAAGCTTTGAGTATCGGTGGCAAGAACTTTAGCAAGTCTGGATTGCTTTCAGTTG TGGAGAATTGCCAGCTGTTACAAATCTTAGAATTATCAAGAGCACAGAAAGTAAACGAAGATGCAGCCAAGAAGATGTGTAGGGTGGGCCTTAAAGAACTCCATACATTCTTATTTACAAACACAATAGTCACACCTCAAGCCATTTTACATTTATATG TTTCTTGCCCGCAACTTAAATCCATCCGTGTCTACCTCCACCTGTCAGATGTTTTTCCTGGTCGAGATAACGCCAACCAGTACAGAGTAAAGTTTGATGATGCTGTATCTGAGCTGCAG AGGCTAAAGGAACACCCTGGTCTTGGAGCCGTACTTCAGGTCAGGGCTGATATAGATTGA